In Astyanax mexicanus isolate ESR-SI-001 chromosome 7, AstMex3_surface, whole genome shotgun sequence, the genomic stretch ATAATTATTCAGCATGGCTCAACATCTCTCCAGAGGTCTTTCAGCCACGTGCAAAATCTATGCCACATCAAGTTTCTGCAATTAACTGGGCTAGAGGTCATCCTACACCATACTAATCCGTgttccatgacttctggcataCCAGTGTATATACATTATCTCTATCTGTTTACAATACTGTTTGCCAAATTAGCCTGGAGGTTTAATTGAAATTTACGGGGCAGTGTTTAGAACCCCTGGGTTGTTAGATTATTGATTACAGAGTTAAGACTTTGAAAACTGTGACTATAAACTATCACTGTTAGGTCACTGAACAGGGCCTCTAACTGAATCATTACTTCATAAACTTTAACCTGAATCCTCACTAGTTTTATAGGCGGGAACACAAGATTTTCGAAGAGTTaaacatcactgattgtgaacaGCCAAGTTGTTAACAGccatttttcctctctctccttgtctctcttttgttttctgtgaccATAGGTTATTACCAACACACCTTCCAAGTTAGTACAATGCCTCTGGGTGCTGTagtgctgcagtgctgtgtgtggttTATATGCATGGTCTTATACTGTGTCTGTTCTGTATTCAGGAGCTTGTTTTTGTACAGTCATTGCACTTGTAGCATTCTGTAGATTAGGATGCATTGAAAATCTGCTGTAATGGGATTAGCCTATCAGTGCTTGATATTGCACGCAGAATTTGACTGGCTTGTGTTGGAATAAGCTTTGTGAGTATGTGTGCTGTGGTGGGGTCAGGAATGATAGGACTGCAGAAGGGTTTGCCTGATGATCTCTGCTGCTGCATGTCTGTCATATTTCAATTTTGCATTCAGAGGATAGGTTGGAGCAAGCATGATGATGGCATACAATGATGGCCTGTGCATGATGTGGTAATGATATTTTTTCTGGTATTTAAAGGAGCTATGTTGTATTCATTaacttttatgaatataaactacaGAAATCATTTGGGCATGTAATTTATTTGGAGCTAAAGCCCTCATCAGACATGATTAGTTTTACCTGAGCAGGTGGGGTAATGTATTTTACTACTATGACAGGTTTTCACAAGATAAGAAAGTTTTGTGTTAATAACTGAGAAGTGAGTGGCTATTTGATTACGCTCTGCTGTGACCACCAAAAATATATGCTGAAAAACAATcttataacacattaataattAATGGAAGTAATAATGAAAGTTTAGCATCTATGCATTAATAACATGTATGTAGGCTATAGGCTATGCTGCCATGGAAGCATACAGCTGTTTTAACCTTTAATGGCTTTTGGCCATATATACTGTGGAGATTTAACAATCATGATTACATTCTGAATGTCCACAATGATATCTTGAATCAATGGAAATTTTGATGTCATTCtgacaatttaaaatgtaattagagGTATCTAAGTTTATTAATACATTTGGTGCAAAACACAAATGAATGTtcacaaataaacagctttcCATAATGCTACACAATCTTTTGCCTAAGACTGAGAGATGTGTCACCTCTCTGAGAAGGAATAATGCATTTAAATGCCTATTTTCTTGTCTTTGTACTCCAGAAAAATTATGCATATTCTTTTTTCAACAGTATTTAATGAAATAGTTATCATCATTTtaatttgtattgtattattatagCCTGAGATATTCTTTAATTGCTCAATGGCAAATCTTTACTGAAGGTTAATCCCGAACCTCTAAAAATTAACTGACATGTTGCATTCGGATAgtactaaaatgactaaaattagTATGTCTGGTAATAAGTACTTTACTCTTCCTCAAAAGGTAAAACCTAAATAGGGCTTAAATCTGACTATACACAGTCCTACCACACTTTAATAAGTCCTGTAGTAGCTCCTTTAAATCTTGCATATTTGCCAAAGAAACTTCTGATGCTCTCACTATTGCCTGTCTTATCCTCTAGCCGTCAGTCCGGCAGCACTCCTCTACTTCTCTCGTTTCCCAATTCatcctcccttcctctctctttcccacCACTTCCTCCCCCATATCAAAATAACTCCACTGCCACAGCACTGAGTACATCCCCAGTTTCAACCCCATTGCCCTGAAGGACACTGCCCTTTCTACCAACAAGCCCATAGAGGTGAAGGGGCCTGGAGGCAAGGCCACCATCATCCATGCCCAGTACAACACCCCCATTAGCATGTACTCACAGGATGCCATTATGGATGCCATTGCTGGTCAGTCCCAGGCCAGGGGTTCTGAGCTGTCTGGGTAAGACTGTGTGaatctctgtgtctttctctcccACTTGCATGAGCCCACCTTACCCACCGCCCCCATGCTAGTGAAGTAGCCATGCTTTATCACGCTGTCGCTGTGTGCTAAAGTTTTTTATCACTACTTCTCATTCAAAACACTGGATCTCCTCACTCCCCAGTCCTTCATTCTCACTGTTCTCGTAGCAGAGGTCTGCAGGGCTAGGTGATCTGTTGTAGAGAAgctgaagacactgagaaaatggAATTATATAGGGTGTTGGGTGCTCATGACAGCTGTAAAACTGGAGCACATTGATAGATcagaagataagataagattgATTGAAATAAGCAGAAATAGGGAACCAAGAGGAAACACACCATCTTCTCTAATACACTTACTAAACCTGGCAATTAATGGGTGAATTTGTTGATTTAATCAAGTATTTTTAtatagaaaaacacaaaacagccgAAAAAAAAGAATTCCCTACCACTGCTTTAAAGTCTACTGGAGCACTACTGAGGAGGCGAGTGCATATATTGTAAAGTTTGCCAAAACTCATGAAacaagaacctttttttttttagaactttgaGAAATCTTGCCAGTTTTAGCCATATGCTTAAGATCCTCTGGCTTCTGGTTTCAGCATAGCTGCTGAGTTGCGGTAAATACTGCCTCATTGTCCTTGGTTCTATTTTTAGGTGCTTCTAGCTGATGAGTCCCGAGTGATCTAAAAGCTTTGTTAggttttttttatactttctgGATCCatatgattatttatatatactctATAAGTACCCTTACTGTAACTTACTGTCAATAAGTCACTTCAGTATCTAGTTACACCAGCTGAATGTATGTCTGATCCTGGCCTGGTTTAAATGTAAACTGCCCTTAACTGATTTTACAGTGTAGTCAAGATTATGAAAGTAATTTTTCCTATTAATGTTGGATAATGGTTCTAATTGGCTGCAGAGATTTACACTAACTAACTTCAATGAATGGTTTAGGATAGATTTACACCATAGCTGTTGCAGCTGGCAACAGGTCAgctcagtcaaaaaaaaaaacatttaatcatgTATTATAGTAATACATTCCTTTATTAGGAGGTATAAAGTATTTTTGATGGTGGATTCCTGGCTGGAGAATTATACTATACAGTTCATTTATCACTCAAGCTACAGTTTATGAATAAGTGTGGCTCTGGGAGGTTGGTAGAACAACATTTAGGGTCCTTTTTGGTGGGAGAGAAACCTTAATATCTGAATTTCCTCCTGTGGGAGGGTTTGTCTACTgtctatccatatatatatataatatccacTGAATTACACAATCTGATCATTCCCTCTCGTGTTCATCCATGCTTCCCCACCCGCTGCCCCTATCCCTGTCCCTCTGCTGGCCTGGCTGGGTGTCTATTCCCAGCGATGAGGCTGCTTCTGGCTCTCCTCTTTCGTAAGTAGCTCCATTCATTCATTCTCCAGGAGCACAATGTGTGAATAGGCCTTTTCTACCATCCTTGTGCTACTGGTCATGTTTGCTCACCTCCAAACCTGGTCAATTTTTCTTTTATTCCTCTCACTGGTCAAGAAATATCCTGCGTTTGAACGGCTACCAGTCAGTCATCTTTAGCAGTTTGTATCAGTTGTAGCATCAAATAAACGTTATCTGAAAAGAGTCTTAGAGTACTGAAGGAGATCTGTAGAGATGGGCCTTTGGTGAAGTGCTTTAATCTTCTCTTATTTATATGTAGGCTGGTATACTACATAATATATCAGACATTACATTTGGAAACCACAGTATTGCTGTACTCTGTCATCCTGCTGGGCAAGAGATTGCCATAAACTGATGGTTTGTTTTGCATTCTTTGTCAGTAATAAATTAGGCACGCTTCTTCTTTTTAGATACCGACTATTTCCCATGCTTTTCCACGTCTATGTTGTAAGCTTATGCTGAGCATTGCTTCCTCTTTTCcctgcacatttttatttaaacaatgcacAGTTTATGAAGTGTATGCACAGCAACAACCACTATAAAACCTCAATTATATGGACTCTTAATCAGCACAACTTACTATAACTGTTCCCCAACAATAATCAGTATATCAGTTTCATTTGGCacctttattaaaaatatatatatatatatatatatatatatatatatatatatatatatatatatatatcatagtaTTTAACTCAGTCCAGCAGTACATTTAGCTGGAGCTCTAGCCATGCCCGCTGTGTTTGATGGTTGTGGATCTCTCTGTGGTTGCAGTAATCTCCCAGTTAAAGAGCGTGTTATAGACAGTGCTTCCCCAGTGTATCAGGCCGTGGTCCCCAGTGTGGAAAGAAGTGAACTGGAGCCTGCTGAGTGGGCCAAAAAAGCTGCCCAGCTGCAGTCCAAGTCCTTCCGCATCCTCGCCCACATCACTGGCACTGAATACAGTGAGTGTGCCTTCTGGACTCGCCAAGATTGGATCTCTTTTTCATTTAAATCTCATATCAGGGTATGCTTCACTGATCACAGTCAGGGCCCGTTTTCCAAAAAGAAAAGGTATGTTTAAATCATTTTTGCCTAGATAAGCCATGATAAAAGGTCTacatctctttttttattgtaattgtcTTTACAAATGTGTTGGAGTAGACACATGGGCAGATATTTGCTTAAAAACTGACCAGTAATGGTCAATTTAGGCCATGTACTTAATGCAAAGCCATGTAACTCAAGATGCTTTGTGGACATGTATTCTAGCCTACAAAGTCCTGCCTttacaatgtaaactgcagagcTATGCAGACATACTAATGCACAAGCATAAACGCTCATAACAGCATTGGCCACTTGCACAGGCAATGCCGTAGACTTGAAGCCGAAGTAAAAATTGACCTTAATGACTAGAAAGCATGGGCAGCAAAATCTCTATCAAAAGCAAAGCTGAAAacacaggtctagcgcctctgctggctgcaGTGGGAGGTGTAGCTTTGCCCATCCTCATATACTTTAATGACAGCTTATGTATTTTCATGCTAATCTATATATCATAAGAATGCAGAAATACTCTAAAAGTGGTTATTGTTTATCAGAACCAGATTCCAACTACTTTAGAACAGACCAGTGTCTGAGGGTGTAAAGCTTGTGAATAAAGTGTGAACATGCCTTTATTTCCAAGTATTTTTTTAACTTAAGCATCAACAGGAATGTACATTAAATAGTgcatttaaattaaagaaattctCACACACATGAGGATTTAAACAGACATGTTGGAAGGAAAACACATGACTCTTCAGTGTTGCTACCCTGTTATGAAGCACATATGAGATTACAGGAAGATATTACTGCAAGTCATTGTAACTATGCTGTCTAAAATTCCCTCTCGttttttttattcccttttttCTCCTTTACAGTGCAAGACCCAGATGAGGAAGCTCTTAGAAGATCAAGGTAGGCAGCTAGCAGCAGCACCTGGTGGCCAGTCAGAGACACCATGAATTGGCTGGTTTTGagagccaaataaaaaaaaaacaccactttaAAACATGCAGGGCTGATTCATCACCCAGACCTTTCTAGTCTGATCCCTCTCTGTGCTGAACTTGCGTGTGCCGTTCtccagacacagacagacacacacgctcacatactccactattattattcacattTGCACTGTGGTGTACAGTTCATACACTAAACCTCTGGTGTCATTATTCTTCAATTTAcaaatcacacagcctcacaaacATCATATAAAACAGATTCTTTATAAAATAGCAGTATCTGTGGATATCGTTCTAGTGTATCTAAAATATGAACATTACAGTATGCTCAGTGCATTTAAACTATTCTCACTAAAATTGAACAGGCGAGTGGAGGTCACAGTCCCTAACTCATTTCTTCCCCCCTTCTCTTCCtgtctttttctttccctctgtGTCCCTCTGTATCTGTCTTCACACCACAGGGAAAAGTTTGAGTCGGAAGCTAAAGGCCCTCGTTTTGCTAAATTGAAAAATTGGCACACTGGCCTGTCTGCCCAAATCCTTAACATAACTGGATAAAGAGCTCAGAACAGACAGCAGTAGACAGGTGGCATTGCTCCAGCAAGCAGACAGGCAAAGCATGTTAGAAAGAAGGGCagatagagaagaagagaagaaggatAAAGGGAGAGACTGGAATGCTGGCAAGAGACGAATGGTTCATTCAGAACCATCACATGGACAGATTTCTTATTTAAGCTTAATAATCGCTCTGTGGTGTGGTTTGATTGTAGACTATTCTATGGAATGTTGTGGCCACCAAGTCATCTTTACTAATGCTGTTTCTCTTACAAGTCAGTAAATAAAAGCTGTAAATCAGTAGAGATCAGTGTTGGCATTTTGCTTTGTTTGATTGGTGATTGATTGAAATTGAAGTTATTTAGATCTGCAAAAAGAAGCTGGATAATGAGCTGCAGAGGAGCACTGGCTGGATAAAGACAGCATTTGAATTGGTTGGTACCAGGCTGAGTTAGGAAAATTCCCAAATGTATTAACTCTAAACAAAAGTTGCTGTGTTGTCATTTGGCCAGATAAAAGTAGGAGCAGACATTTCGTGTTGCTTTGCTCTGCTAGTTTGGAGAGTCTGACCTGAATACTACATTGTTTGGCTGGTAGTATTGGCTGATGTTGGTGACCCATGGTTTTATAAGTATTAGCAATATTGTCAGTTATTACCGGGATTCGTTCTTGtgatttttttcccaatatagttctatattattatatatatatattattggcgAACCTAAAAATGAAGTACTCTGGCCCTGTgctaaaatagttaaacatttgaCAATCATGTCTGTCAGTAAAACACttttcaaaatacaaaatatgaataatattGGATAAAATTAGTTTCATATTAATTGGAGATAATGCACTTTTGACTCAGGCTCCACTTCTTTTTTGCAGATCTTAAATAATAgttgtttacatttaaataaaatatagaataaaataaaaaatatattatttaagttaaagttaattcagttaaattaaaatacttttattcagtTAAGAATGTTGATTAACTGAGATATACATTTTTAGATATACAATCTTCTTGTGGTTGGAAGATTACCTTCACTCATTCATGGACTATCATGGACAGTACACGATTCATTAAGTGATTTATCCGAGCCATCAGCATCcgaagtccgagagagcacaattggccttgctctatcATGGGTTGGGGAGTTGGCAGTTCCTCCCAAATTACTCAGGGtaatattagaaataaattatttttaaaagaacAAACTAATGATATGACATTCATATCCATGATGAGTGTTTGAAAGTTTTACACAACTGAAATTGTAATCTCAGGCGTATGGATATATagatttgtgtatatatttgtatagatttgtgtatatatttctaatataacACTGTTCTCAGAGTGCACGTAAAGTGTACAGCTTACAAGAAAAATACACATAAAGTAGAAATAGAAACAAAATTCATAATTCTGAAAAACTATTACTACATCTTTTACTACAGTGCTCCTTTAAGGCCAGATAAAGTCACTGTATGGGTGAACTACAAAACTTCCATTAGTTTTTTTCAGGCAGGATTGGCAACATCAGTGTGTTgatgtatatatgtatagtgGCTGAGAGAACATATGAAGGAGATGAAAGCCCTAAGATCTCTACAGCATTGTCCGTCTGTCCAGCCTTCCAGCATAAGAGATAATAGGGGAAAGAAGGAAATCTGTATGTGTGAGTAAAGACAGTGGGGTGTACACTCCAGGACTGTTTCCTAAGGTAATTCTGCTCGTCTGATTGTCACATAGGGAAGTGGTGTTGGCTGTGCCATGGGTTGTTGTTGGCTGGATTGTTTGGTGTTGGTTAAAGTGGATGCCTTTGCCTAACTGCCTGGCCACCCTCATCTCATTCTACACTGGGCTTTTCCCGCTTCCTCTGACCCTGCCTCTACCCTACCTATGTACAGTGCATGCTGAATACACTGTGTTTTCAAAAGAGTGTTTGTGTCTCCTGATGGCTGGCCCTCCTCTTGCCCTTCACTTCTTCTATTCCATCTTCTATTCCATCCTTATCCAGTCATCTTCATACAAGGCTGCATACTCATccactaagtttttttttttttgtaaaatatattacatatttacattCATCTTTACCCATCATTTACTCACCCATACATTTGCTTTTTAACTAGCATTCTAGCCCAAGACATTACTTCAGACTTACTTCAGTAACATAATGTAACTTTGCTGAACTTCATTTTCTGGCTCTGTGGATCTTCACACTGATGACTTACCATAGGTTGTTCTTAAGGTCAGGGATGTGGGTCATAAATGTTTGTGAATGGTTTATggcttaaaattttaaaaagtagtttATATTATTTACCAATTTATTTTTTGGTTCTGAAGTCTAAGTAAGTGTGTACGTGttattgtgtatgtgtatgcattctttaaaactaaaatgaataaagttttttttttttttttcgtaaaccAAGAGAAAGAATCTAGAGAGACCTATATGAAAGATCGATTGGCTTGTATCGGTATTGGCCAATGTTCAGCCAAAACATGTGATCAGCAATCGGACGATTTTTCTGTTATTTAGCCAGGTTAGCcaattttgttgttgtttcttagTCAATCTcagtatttgtagaatgtgtaaaactaacgtgCCTTGTGTATTAAGCAaagtaaagacttttaacaccactaactgaaTTCCCCAATCGAGATTGCTTCCTTTAGCCTTTACATTGAGTatttattagcacagcaacacacatGACAACAAATAGATTCAGACCACATTTATACAACACAacaatctggaaatctaaaggAATTACAAGTTTCAGTGCTGGATAAGTGTTGCAATCagcgtatgtatatatatatatatatatatatatatatatacacttattaGTACAGTACATTACTACAGTTGACTCTCTGTCATGCATTTACATAACTCTGACTAATGGCCCTGTGGTGATTGGCAAAAAGGAGTGGTCATGTCCACAGGATTTAAAATTTGGAAATTTTAGTAATGCTAGTGTTAAAGAGACATATTTATTGTATCTTTGAGAGCATGTCTAGCGgatttttcagtcagtttttgaGGAGGAAGGAAATACTTTCCAAATTTCTGCTTATGCCATGAGTACTAAATTAGTACTTATTTTttctgaataatatatatatatatgtatagtaatTGTACATTGCTCCATTTTGCTTTGCTGTCTGGTAAATGTTGTTAAATCTGTCGGGCAGGTTGAGGGTATGTTTATTTCATTGAAATAGATTTCCATTATTACATTAGTAGCAGAGACAGTGGTTTTAAACTTAAAAGGATTTTAAAGGTTGTTTGTATCAGCAGATGGCGCTGTGGTGCACAAACTGACTCCATTTGTGTTTATCCCCTTTTAGCCCAATTCGTACCTATAGAAGGCTATTGCATATGCTATTTAATTGGAAATAGTCAGCTACATTTAAGgcttactttttaatatttagatttcagtgttGTACTGACTGGATTTTGCGTAGGCTTTCCAACATTCTCATTGAcatttgcctgtgtgtgtgtgtctatgtgtgtgagtgtacatGTGTACAGTGGCTACAAGAAGGTCTGTCGTTACAGAATAGTTTCAGAGGTTCTTGCCATTTCCCTTATCTACTTCTATTCATTTCCTCAACACTCTTTCAGTCCTTCAGTGTATACCTTCTGCCTCCACTCAACTGTATATAATttactcatttcagtcatttgtgttacatcatttttaaataaaatgttttttacaaagcATATAGAaatacaatacacacaatacaccacaAAAACAGGAAGAAAAACACCTATACTAATGTCACAACTCACACATACACTGCACTTGATCACAAAAAGTAAtcctatacacaaacacacacacaaaaatgcaCTGAGCCGCCTGACAAGTTCACCACAGAGATGAAGTGATGAAGGCTTCATGAACACCAGCAACCACCATCTTCAGAATTCTGATATGTTACCAAATCAGTTTATTTATTGGGATCCTATATAGGAAGATGTGGAAGTTATAAATAAAGTTGGGAATTTGAAgaggtggttgtgtgtgtgtgcatcagaaGGGGTCAGCCATCAGTCCACCACcaggcctgctgctgctgctagttgCCTGCCTCTTATCTTCTCTCCTCTGCCTGGGCAACTTTCAATTCCAGTATATTCTTATCACTTACTAAACATATATGTGCATGTGTCACAGAAGTTTAAGAGATTTTTCGAACCTCACTGTAATCACAGAGAACCTTTTCTCCCACCCCTTCATTCACTGTTGGCCTTTTAGGTCTGTGGGATCTTCATATGAAACCAAACCTGCAATAGAACAAGTCATTTAGAATAATATTATATAGTAGCACTTTATTGTGAGTAAAGGAGGTACAGTGTAGTACAGGGTACATAGGATAGGGTTGGGTTAGTATAGACCCCAAATTGCAGTTTAGTGTAGTATAGGATAAATACAAGAGAATAGAAATCTATTAGGAGTATATGGCAGTATAGGGAATATAAACAAGAATAGAGAGTGTATTCAGTAGTATCtgatagtataggaagtatagggaagTTAAGGTAGTGGGTACGTGTTTGGTGTATACGCAATTGTTATTGTGAATACACTGTATGTAATTCAATTGAAATAATTTATTGAAACAGTCCATCATGCCAGACACAAAGGGGGTGCTTACAATGTAATAAGTGACGGTTCATTCCAAATTTATTTTCCATTGCTCTTTTTTGTAACTTTGATTAAAATCCTGCTAATGTCACTGTACAACTTATTTTAGTATAATTAATTAACAGAGGGTACCACACCCACAACTCTTTCACACATCCTACAGCAGGGTCCTGCCATAGATGTGACcctcaagcatgaaacatctggtccATGAGGTTGTtagaactataatgaacaataatgaaaaataaataaataaaatgcttctcttgcaagcttttgtttatattcctcccctgtctctctgttgcgctcagcgtgactttagttttcgccccttctcgtttttccacctgttcttgcgTTCTCTATCTCCTTATACGGGCATTTTTTCCCGGCCATTTCCCAAGTCACTtgctggggcagcggtagtgtattggactgtgaccctgatgacacgggttcgatcctgcgtgaggagcgttatgtttatttatttatttaaacttaactgttctgcaattgggttcaataaCCCTCTgagctgaagagctactagtctgtagcactccatctcattacacttcattttccaaaacagaatttattttttgTGGCCCTCCATCTAATGgtttggaaaatatctgtccCCCGGCCAAACCTAATTGGCGACCCCTGATCTACAGAACCTCATAATCAGAAATCAGCAGTTCCACTGTCCGCAGACACTTCTAAGCTGTGCATTGATTGATTAGACTGGTGATCTTACCTCTCCAGTcgtgatatatgtatatgtaaatctCCTACTTCGCACTTCTACACCTTTCTCCTTTCCCTGCTTATCCCCACTCTCTAATTAAAGCATGTGAACACATGGCTGCTGTGTGTTTATATGCAGAAAGCTGCTGTTTGTCTGTGTAAATGGCTCTATCTATGATTTCTTTAATGCACCATAACTTCCTGTGCAGTACGCCTGCCCAGCATGCTCCAGTCTCCACCAGCGCCGTGCCCGCCGCTCTGCCTGCTACCGCAGCTTTGCCCAATCAGCTTGCCAATGAGCCGCAGGTAGCCAATCAGGTGCCTGAGCTTGATGTTGAACAGCCTCCAGAGCCCACCCTTGTAGACCCTGCCCGTGACAGGTAACGCTGCATGCTCCTGAATTTGCTCGCTGTGTATAACCTTGTGCCAACCATTGCTCCACCTTTCCGTGTTTATTTGCACTGGCCTTGAGGTATGTGTGAGTATAGCACGGATATGTATGGATATGTATGCACTGTGTTTGAGTAAATGTTGAATTAGTGTATGTATTAGTGGTTTATTATGTGAATATATCACTGAATGTATGTGCTAGGGGTGGGATTCATTACACAGTCAAAACAGTATATTGTGATATGACATTGTAGTTTGAAGTAGATGTCTAAATGACATTCAAAAGACAAAAGCTTTATAGTTTCTGTACTGAATATggcatttaaatttattttaaaatatatcatctctgtcctatgaaaaacaagtatctccaaaacagcaacttcacaggaaaGAGACAAAACCTTCttaatttttaatggaagtcaatgtaaaaagagtttattgttATTATCAGTCCATTCATGAGGAAATTTAATGtgagtgtaaggaacagtttgtgtgttcacattatgtagtaaaccaaaaatcttTCTTTGGTTGTTTTTTCTTTGGACCGCAACTATATACTTTTAAACTATATGACTTTATCTGTAAATATACAGATGAAAACTCTGATACTTTGaaaattaatatgtatataatttCATAAGAATTAGAAAAAGAagtacccaaacttttgcatatgactgtatattataGTGGGATTTTTTGTCCATGACTAAAGCCCATTCTTCTATATATTGGGCAGCTGTGTTATTCACAGCTTTACCCAGCTATTTATAACAACCCCTCCTCTGACagtcactagaaaaaaaaacagaaagtctTGTCTTGTagatcaaaaaataaatacatttgctaATATGCTAAGACAGTTTAAGGTGTTTAGAAGTAAAATTTTGACACAGCGTATGAATACTATTTTCGATGCAGATTCTGTAACCATTTTTCATCCCACCCCTAATATAGGTATGCTTCttttaatgttcttttaaaactatataaCGTTTatgaagtt encodes the following:
- the ldb3a gene encoding LIM domain-binding protein 3a isoform X19, producing the protein MSTYTVTLNGPSPWGFRLQGGKDFNMPLTISRITPGSKAAAGNLVQGDIIVAIDGVSTDGMTHLEAQNKIKSANFNLALTMTRSKRPAPVPMATPRIDAPMPVIPHQKVITNTPSNTEYIPSFNPIALKDTALSTNKPIEVKGPGGKATIIHAQYNTPISMYSQDAIMDAIAGQSQARGSELSGNLPVKERVIDSASPVYQAVVPSVERSELEPAEWAKKAAQLQSKSFRILAHITGTEYMQDPDEEALRRSREKFESEAKGPRFAKLKNWHTGLSAQILNITG